A single genomic interval of Drosophila virilis strain 15010-1051.87 chromosome 2, Dvir_AGI_RSII-ME, whole genome shotgun sequence harbors:
- the LOC6630365 gene encoding ribosomal protein S6 kinase-like 1, translated as MALNLGGWIHSFTVTDTQQHKGGYTIYKITSIVFPRSVPQALTCLVVWKRFHEIKRLHRELSRRHKSMQLPGKLPEPTDSSYFKRFDADVIQRRKDYILLLLDFAAQHPALYKCNTFTQFFSEAQSPNASPLRKLYVERSLKLPGSGAIAEIRDKLDLNYDPQDTLPSTDSDANQHPQHDTSIEAKEKQSKRDYTRLLTPMASVESEDSDYIYEAALEFSHAVQSEVNLEYEDAHKRYKRGVELLLVGAKHDANEDRKFIAKAKIAKYLARADDIYANFLSSDAVCNRHGKRKLQFQLSLDEADNVSQLECPWNQLAKYKVLQVLGERVMQVQCITQPLSQPAVVMKGIEKPASNSPTQSIFLPQRVPYMCQLLAYFQSDQKIFLLLKQAEGGRLFDYIQSYTPTASKCGDYADLFPAEQPLTTDSDVTDLLRNSQQLLRSVSHTLSTLQAGTLTPRRLKTGAKRLPEVCLRQWACELAVAVHSLHGKGVILRDLHMENILLGKSGQLMLTYFYQNEGLSSDDNYVHKALSLVALNDHFVAPERPLTFRSDWWSYGMVLYQLLLGVSYKSMHPGQLELYGCVQYPSDALDISDNARDLLEQLLQLSPELRLDYEQLQAHPFFDGIDWQKVREQGKT; from the exons ATGGCCCTCAATTTGGGAGGCTGGATACACAGTTTCACAGTGACCGACACGCAACAGCACAAAGGAGGCTACACTATTTACAAGATTACATCGATT GTCTTTCCCCGCTCGGTGCCGCAGGCATTGACCTGCCTGGTTGTATGGAAACGGTTTCATGAGATCAAGCGGCTGCACAGGGAGCTCAGTCGCCGGCACAAGAGCATGCAGCTGCCGGGCAAGTTGCCGGAGCCAACCGACAGCAGTTATTTTAAACGCTTCGATGCGGATGTGATACAACGACGCAAGGACTATATACTATTACTGCTGGATTTTGCGGCACAGCATCCGGCGCTGTACAAGTGCAACACTTTCACGCAGTTCTTTAGCGAAGCGCAATCGCCAAATGCATCGCCGCTGCGCAAATTGTATGTGGAGCGCTCGCTCAAGTTGCCGGGCAGCGGGGCCATAGCTGAAATTCGCGATAAACTCGATTTGAACTACGATCCGCAAGACACATTGCCAAGCACAGATAGCGACGCCAATCAGCACCCGCAGCATGATACGAGCATTGAGGCTAAGGAGAAACAGTCTAAGCGCGACTACACACGCCTACTCACGCCCATGGCCTCCGTGGAGAGCGAGGATAGCGATTACATCTATGAGGCCGCCTTGGAGTTCAGTCATGCCGTGCAGTCGGAAGTCAATCTGGAGTATGAAGACGCCCATAAGCGTTACAAGCGGGGCGTGGAGCTGTTGCTCGTGGGCGCCAAGCATGATGCCAACGAGGATCGCAAGTTTATAGCCAAGGCCAAGATAGCCAAGTATTTGGCGCGTGCCGATGATATCTATGCTAACTTCTTGAGCTCCGACGCCGTCTGTAACAGACATGGTAAAAGAAAACTGCAATTTCAGCTCTCGCTGGACGAGGCGGACAACGTATCGCAGCTGGAATGTCCCTGGAATCAGTTGGCCAAGTACAAGGTGCTGCAAGTGCTGGGTGAACGTGTCATGCAGGTGCAGTGCATCACACAGCCGCTGTCGCAGCCCGCGGTTGTCATGAAGGGCATCGAGAAGCCGGCGAGCAATTCGCCAACGCAAAGCATCTTTTTGCCACAACGTGTACCTTATATGTGCCAACTGCTGGCCTACTTTCAGTCGGACCAGAAGATTTTCCTGTTGCTCAAGCAGGCGGAGGGCGGCCGCCTCTTTGACTATATACAAAGCTACACGCCCACCGCCAGCAAGTGCGGCGACTACGCCGATCTATTCCCAGCAGAGCAGCCTCTCACGACGGACAGCGATGTCACCGACTTGCTGCGCAATTCACAGCAGCTGCTCAGGTCCGTCTCGCATACGCTGAGCACCTTGCAGGCGGGCACGCTCACACCCCGGCGACTGAAGACCGGAGCCAAACGTCTGCCCGAGGTCTGCCTGCGTCAATGGGCCTGCGAGCTGGCCGTGGCTGTGCACAGTTTGCACGGCAAGGGTGTTATATTGCGCGATCTGCACatggaaaacattttgttgggGAAGTCGGGTCAATTAATGCTTACGTATTTCTATCAGAACGAGGGCCTCAGCTCCGATGACAACTACGTGCACAAGGCGCTAAGTTTGGTAGCGCTCAACGATCATTTTGTGGCGCCGGAACGACCTCTAACATTTCGCTCAGATTGGTGGAGCTATGGCATGGTGCTCTACCAGCTGCTCCTGGGTGTG TCCTACAAATCGATGCATCCCGGCCAGCTGGAGCTTTATGGCTGTGTGCAATATCCTTCGGATGCGTTGGACATTTCGGACAATGCTCGGGATTTGCTGGAGCAACTGCTTCAACTGTCCCCGGAGCTGCGCTTGGACTACGAGCAGCTGCAGGCGCATCCGTTTTTCGATGGCATCGATTGGCAGAAAGTTCGGGAACAAGGTAAAACTTAA